A single window of Anaerocolumna chitinilytica DNA harbors:
- a CDS encoding CehA/McbA family metallohydrolase, which produces MYKRLELHNHTTESDGSLTPAELIDFLQKDKVDAFAITDHNTISGHSKIKELLAGNTEISCIYGMEYTTYYGHILCFQLSEYVPWENINLHKPELLFTAAREKGALVGIAHPFSYGNPFARGCRFDMEIHDFHSFDFIEIFNNLEPLHEVNERGLLWWEELVLKGYPLAFTCGMDLHGSWNMSNHYATYIEGTEEGDVEAELRSAIKHQKTWISRGPLLIAKTDREQELITFSITETGKPGYIHQDSDPYYLTIKTKKGILTKEISVRTPTAVTFQELEQESALLPKLYHKDTCIENLICVAPTILL; this is translated from the coding sequence ATGTATAAGCGTTTGGAATTACATAACCATACCACCGAATCAGACGGAAGCCTTACCCCTGCCGAACTGATTGATTTCCTGCAAAAAGACAAGGTAGATGCTTTTGCTATTACAGACCATAACACAATTTCAGGTCATAGTAAGATCAAAGAACTTCTTGCCGGAAATACTGAAATCTCCTGCATCTATGGCATGGAGTACACCACTTACTACGGCCATATTCTCTGTTTTCAGCTATCCGAATATGTCCCTTGGGAAAATATTAATCTTCATAAACCGGAGCTTTTGTTTACCGCTGCCAGAGAAAAAGGCGCTCTTGTAGGTATAGCCCATCCTTTCTCCTACGGCAATCCCTTTGCCAGAGGCTGCCGCTTCGATATGGAAATTCACGACTTTCACTCCTTTGACTTTATAGAAATTTTTAACAACCTGGAGCCCCTTCATGAGGTAAATGAGCGTGGATTACTCTGGTGGGAAGAGCTGGTATTAAAGGGATATCCTCTGGCTTTTACCTGTGGCATGGACCTTCACGGCAGTTGGAATATGAGCAATCATTACGCAACCTATATCGAAGGCACGGAAGAAGGAGATGTCGAGGCAGAACTGAGGTCAGCCATAAAACATCAGAAGACCTGGATATCCAGAGGCCCTCTTCTTATAGCAAAAACAGACCGTGAGCAGGAGCTTATTACTTTTAGCATTACAGAGACCGGCAAACCAGGTTATATTCACCAAGACTCTGACCCTTATTATCTTACAATAAAAACAAAAAAAGGAATTCTCACAAAAGAAATCTCTGTAAGAACTCCTACGGCTGTTACTTTTCAAGAATTAGAGCAGGAATCTGCTCTGTTGCCGAAATTATACCATAAAGATACTTGTATCGAGAATCTAATTTGCGTAGCGCCCACTATCCTCTTGTAA
- a CDS encoding S8 family peptidase — MDQICRDWIIGEDYSDFIVEYRKDLTALNAAPNICYNTVDDNYAVVYTPTANVSVEDVLHTYGYGIFPNLYGLMDVGSLEASGVTRVRNVPNLALLGEGVLIGIVDTGIDYTHEAFRNADGTTRIEAIWDQTIHTGPYPATYYYGTEYSRDQINEALRSQDPHSVVPTTDELGHGTFLAGIAAGTPNVQNSFSGIVPNSNIVVVKLKQAKQNIRRVFRVPANAVAYQENDIMFGVRYLVDTARRLSRPIAICFGLGSSQGSHDGRGPLTNFMSILADQPGIAISVAAGNEGNAGHHFQGLISRGGEQSNMVELKVGPNVIGFSMQLWGNAPGTFSIDILSPTGEYIPRIPARIGESREIRFIFEETVIRVDYFLLETQTGDQLILINFDNPTEGIWRFKVYSSGDLNSEFHIWLPITDFIGPDTAFVQPTPNVTVTSPGNSIIPIVVTAYDYTNNSLYLQAGRGFSRVGAITPSLAAPGVNLTGPEPGGTYGKRTGTSLAAAHTAGITAMLLQWGIQSGYYSQLDSVEIKNLLIRGARRDPNNTYPNTEWGYGIIDIYNTFISLRGEPD; from the coding sequence TTGGACCAAATTTGCAGGGATTGGATAATTGGAGAAGATTACAGCGATTTTATTGTTGAATATAGAAAAGATCTTACTGCTTTAAATGCTGCCCCTAATATCTGTTATAATACGGTAGATGATAACTATGCGGTAGTATATACCCCCACGGCGAATGTTTCCGTGGAAGACGTACTGCATACCTATGGATACGGAATCTTTCCCAACTTATATGGTTTAATGGATGTTGGAAGTCTGGAAGCCTCTGGCGTAACCCGGGTAAGAAATGTTCCAAATCTTGCATTATTAGGGGAAGGTGTTTTAATCGGTATAGTGGATACCGGTATCGATTATACCCATGAGGCATTTCGAAATGCAGATGGGACTACCAGAATAGAGGCTATATGGGATCAGACGATTCATACAGGACCTTACCCGGCTACTTACTACTATGGGACAGAGTACAGCAGAGATCAGATAAATGAAGCACTAAGAAGCCAGGACCCTCATTCAGTCGTTCCAACCACAGACGAATTAGGACATGGTACATTTTTGGCAGGAATTGCAGCTGGAACTCCAAATGTTCAAAATAGCTTCTCAGGAATTGTTCCAAATTCAAATATTGTTGTCGTCAAACTAAAGCAGGCAAAACAAAATATCAGAAGAGTTTTTCGGGTACCAGCCAATGCAGTTGCTTATCAGGAAAATGATATTATGTTTGGAGTGCGATATCTTGTTGATACTGCTAGAAGATTATCAAGGCCAATAGCAATATGCTTTGGATTGGGTTCTTCTCAAGGATCTCATGATGGCAGAGGGCCATTGACGAATTTTATGTCAATTCTTGCTGACCAGCCAGGAATTGCTATCTCTGTTGCTGCTGGAAATGAGGGGAATGCAGGTCATCATTTTCAAGGCCTTATCAGCAGGGGAGGTGAACAGTCCAACATGGTTGAACTTAAGGTTGGGCCGAATGTAATAGGCTTTTCCATGCAGCTTTGGGGAAATGCACCGGGAACCTTCTCTATTGATATTCTCTCTCCAACAGGAGAATATATTCCAAGAATACCTGCACGAATTGGTGAATCCAGAGAAATAAGATTTATTTTTGAGGAAACAGTAATACGTGTAGATTATTTTCTCCTTGAAACCCAGACGGGAGATCAGTTAATTTTGATTAATTTTGATAACCCAACGGAAGGAATATGGAGATTTAAAGTCTATTCCAGCGGAGATTTGAATTCCGAATTTCATATATGGCTACCAATTACAGATTTCATTGGGCCAGATACAGCTTTTGTTCAGCCAACACCAAATGTTACGGTAACATCTCCAGGTAATTCTATTATTCCGATTGTTGTTACCGCTTATGATTATACAAATAATAGTCTGTATTTACAGGCAGGAAGAGGTTTTTCAAGAGTAGGTGCCATAACACCAAGTCTTGCAGCACCGGGAGTCAATCTGACCGGCCCTGAGCCGGGAGGAACATACGGAAAGCGTACAGGAACAAGTCTGGCAGCTGCCCATACGGCAGGGATTACTGCTATGCTGCTGCAATGGGGGATACAATCAGGTTATTACTCACAGCTTGACAGTGTAGAAATAAAGAACCTGCTTATTAGGGGGGCCAGAAGGGATCCTAACAATACATATCCGAATACTGAGTGGGGATATGGAATTATTGATATCTATAATACCTTTATCAGTTTAAGAGGAGAACCGGATTAA
- a CDS encoding IS110 family RNA-guided transposase, translating to MMRLVYPICCGLDVHKNVIVATIVTTDKNGISEYNQKSFSTINSDIQKFHDWLIKNDCFYVCMESTGKYWIPIFNYLENDINVCLTHPKYVKAIKGKKTDKKDSRWIADLYKFDLVRCSFIPPKNFRQLRELARYRFKLVCMKSSEKNRIQNCMTVSNIGIASILSDPFGKTATEIMTYLLSNTTDTINDKAVRKLIKKNAKVKSDDIIEAIKGYNIETDQAKKLELARGHLDYLDDMITQTEVELYIRIKPYYEFVEYISSLPGITEISATIILAEIGIDMSIFDDAKHLCSWCGLSPSNNESAGKKKSVRIAKAGAYLKPMMVQCALAAIKSKKQPYFAIKYGRIKKRRGHKKAIIAIARMMMVCIYHMISEKQPFNPTDYEELMDPHYSTSMVTLNDENVFAYLEAKGYDLSLLVKCNDN from the coding sequence ATGATGAGGCTTGTTTACCCCATCTGTTGTGGGCTTGATGTCCACAAAAATGTTATCGTTGCAACCATCGTTACTACTGATAAAAATGGAATATCTGAGTACAATCAGAAATCCTTCTCAACCATCAATTCTGATATTCAGAAATTTCATGATTGGTTAATTAAAAATGACTGTTTTTATGTCTGTATGGAATCCACGGGGAAGTACTGGATTCCTATTTTTAATTACCTTGAAAATGACATCAATGTATGCCTTACTCATCCCAAATATGTCAAAGCTATCAAAGGTAAAAAAACAGACAAAAAAGATTCCAGATGGATTGCAGATCTTTATAAATTCGATCTGGTCAGATGTTCTTTTATCCCTCCGAAGAATTTCCGGCAGCTTCGAGAGCTTGCACGCTACCGTTTCAAGCTGGTTTGTATGAAGTCCTCAGAGAAAAACCGTATACAGAACTGTATGACCGTTTCCAACATCGGCATTGCCAGTATTCTGTCTGATCCATTTGGTAAAACGGCAACTGAAATCATGACCTATCTGCTTTCTAATACTACGGATACCATTAATGACAAAGCTGTTCGCAAACTCATCAAAAAAAATGCTAAGGTTAAGTCTGATGATATTATTGAAGCAATCAAAGGTTATAACATCGAAACCGACCAGGCAAAAAAACTGGAGCTTGCCAGAGGGCATCTTGATTATCTGGATGATATGATTACGCAAACTGAGGTTGAGCTTTATATAAGAATCAAACCTTATTATGAATTTGTGGAATACATATCCTCACTTCCTGGTATAACGGAAATCAGTGCAACCATTATCCTTGCCGAGATTGGTATCGATATGAGCATCTTTGATGACGCCAAACATCTTTGCTCCTGGTGCGGACTTTCTCCATCCAACAATGAATCCGCAGGAAAAAAGAAATCTGTTCGTATTGCGAAAGCTGGCGCTTATCTAAAACCAATGATGGTTCAGTGTGCACTTGCTGCGATCAAGAGTAAAAAACAACCTTATTTTGCAATTAAATATGGTCGAATCAAGAAACGACGTGGTCATAAAAAAGCAATTATTGCAATAGCCAGAATGATGATGGTTTGTATCTATCACATGATATCTGAAAAACAGCCTTTCAACCCGACTGATTATGAGGAATTGATGGATCCTCATTACTCAACTTCTATGGTTACTCTAAATGATGAAAATGTATTTGCTTACCTTGAAGCGAAGGGTTATGATCTTTCCTTATTAGTAAAATGCAACGATAACTAA
- a CDS encoding response regulator transcription factor: MERSILIADDEQLIREGIKARLEYLELLPRELYEAENAEKAMDILKEHEVDIVITDIRMAEMNGIEFIKQVKPLYPDIQFIILSGYAEFEYAEQAIQLGVKAYLLKPISNDSLKKAVEEAVFKLEELESYRRTVSEGNRSIEEKKRLLFDRSVNNLLRADADLWDDEYSNAVYQEFPLKDKWIMLVILNIDVESYEQGSFAYKDIELVKFSIKNVFNELESQCDKIIVSNLANMNQLFALIAHSNQAKLRGEAEKLFTSLSNQMRRKLKISLTFGFSSTLRQITSKCQKEAQEALLQRLIHGKNNLYFYEDIKILTAEQFPSSELHMLHQYIERRDAGNIEFLINDIFSDENIKKYNAAYIRILWARIMNILLNVANPLFTSEAKNMEKLVLNFEIFDTFQTMDELRNFLYMLVLDCIQVSADIDVNARNKIKLGIKYIKDNYNRDIAINELAEKFAISPNYFSTIFKKETGQTTVNFIKELRIKKACEYLVNSDKSIADISKEVGYEDSQYFFRVFKKATGLTPLEYRRTHRKQ; this comes from the coding sequence ATGGAACGGAGCATTTTAATTGCAGACGATGAGCAACTGATTCGGGAAGGTATCAAAGCCAGATTAGAGTATCTGGAGCTATTGCCAAGGGAATTATATGAGGCGGAAAATGCGGAAAAAGCAATGGATATCCTAAAGGAGCATGAAGTGGATATTGTAATAACGGATATCCGGATGGCTGAAATGAACGGCATTGAATTTATAAAGCAGGTAAAGCCCCTGTACCCTGATATCCAATTTATTATTCTCAGTGGATATGCCGAATTCGAGTATGCGGAGCAGGCAATTCAACTGGGGGTTAAGGCATATCTATTAAAACCGATATCCAATGATTCTTTGAAAAAAGCAGTAGAAGAGGCAGTCTTTAAGCTGGAGGAACTGGAAAGTTACAGAAGGACAGTCAGTGAAGGCAATCGTTCCATTGAAGAAAAGAAGCGGCTGCTCTTTGACAGGAGTGTCAATAATCTATTAAGAGCGGATGCCGACCTTTGGGATGATGAATATTCCAATGCGGTATATCAGGAATTTCCCCTCAAAGATAAATGGATTATGCTGGTGATACTTAATATTGATGTGGAGAGCTATGAGCAGGGCAGCTTTGCATACAAAGATATTGAACTGGTTAAATTCTCAATTAAGAATGTATTTAATGAACTGGAATCCCAATGTGATAAGATTATCGTAAGTAATCTGGCGAATATGAACCAGCTTTTTGCACTGATTGCTCATAGTAATCAGGCCAAACTTCGGGGGGAAGCTGAAAAACTCTTTACCAGTCTATCTAATCAGATGAGAAGAAAGCTCAAGATATCCCTTACCTTTGGCTTTAGTTCTACACTCAGGCAAATTACTTCTAAATGTCAGAAAGAAGCCCAGGAAGCTCTTCTCCAGCGTCTTATCCATGGAAAGAATAATTTGTATTTTTATGAGGATATTAAGATACTTACAGCGGAGCAGTTCCCTTCCTCTGAGCTTCATATGCTGCACCAATATATTGAGCGCCGGGATGCAGGAAATATTGAATTTCTAATCAATGATATCTTTTCCGATGAGAATATTAAGAAATATAATGCCGCATATATTCGAATACTCTGGGCACGAATTATGAATATCTTGTTAAATGTAGCTAATCCACTGTTTACAAGTGAAGCCAAGAATATGGAGAAACTGGTTTTAAACTTTGAAATCTTTGATACCTTTCAGACGATGGATGAACTGCGTAATTTTCTGTATATGCTAGTTTTAGACTGCATACAAGTAAGTGCAGATATTGATGTGAATGCAAGAAATAAGATAAAGCTGGGGATAAAATATATTAAAGACAATTACAACAGGGATATTGCAATAAATGAGCTGGCTGAGAAATTTGCTATCAGTCCCAATTATTTCTCGACTATATTTAAAAAAGAAACGGGTCAGACTACAGTGAACTTTATCAAAGAACTTCGAATTAAGAAGGCATGTGAATACCTGGTAAACTCAGATAAGAGCATTGCAGATATTTCCAAAGAAGTCGGCTATGAAGACAGTCAGTACTTCTTTCGTGTCTTTAAAAAAGCAACCGGTCTGACACCGCTTGAATATCGTAGGACTCACAGAAAACAGTGA
- a CDS encoding M56 family metallopeptidase: MGSIPAIGILLLKGILKNRLNAMFQYYIWLLLLFRLLIPFTIESPISLYHFDLSPKVYEGQQSLSEGRTNSELIHNNTEAANSSTTKASPVNEPITKAPESDNSLTLNIHFIAYLWFTGVLLIYTYILFVNLIFYLKLRRCIPCKDEGILKTFHQCTEKLHLTRKVTLLYHNRIKSPMVWGILHPKILIPEETSKHLSEKELSFILLHELTHIKRRDLALNLIRLTLLGIHWFNPVIWYSLHQMKQDCEISCDACVLNILNEDEYKQYGLTILNIMRKMNELRLVPGTAGFAGKQSKRRIIMITKYKKTSTKWAIITLLCLTLLTGCASLSGTSKTTGSNNSNDPVSTNTDSNQGTKDTNTSAPSDNTTDTETTPSDNTTGTEATPTVTPTDVSEAVSFTQYFDLLGKSKEDLIKNMGEDPATIDEGGLEFKDNGIRVWLDTENKTVSQVFTQRSDIDFNGALIGDKIDSFKNAFGDPVSDKNGDMHFKYQNGYISVNYDTKTNNTFAVYLLSKDF, encoded by the coding sequence ATGGGAAGTATTCCGGCAATTGGGATACTCCTGCTTAAAGGTATATTAAAGAACAGGTTAAATGCCATGTTTCAATATTATATATGGCTTCTGCTGCTATTTCGGCTTTTAATACCTTTTACCATCGAAAGTCCCATTAGCTTATATCACTTTGATCTGTCACCGAAAGTTTATGAAGGTCAGCAGTCTTTGAGCGAAGGCAGAACAAATTCAGAATTAATTCATAATAATACTGAAGCTGCTAACAGCTCTACAACGAAAGCCTCACCGGTTAATGAACCAATAACAAAGGCACCAGAGTCTGATAATAGCCTTACTTTAAATATACACTTTATAGCTTATCTATGGTTCACTGGTGTTTTGCTTATCTATACCTATATTTTATTTGTTAATCTTATCTTCTATCTGAAATTGAGAAGATGTATTCCTTGTAAAGATGAAGGTATTTTGAAAACCTTCCATCAATGCACAGAGAAACTGCATTTAACCCGAAAGGTTACTCTGCTTTATCACAATCGGATCAAGTCACCTATGGTCTGGGGTATTTTACATCCTAAGATTCTAATACCGGAGGAAACTTCGAAGCATCTATCGGAGAAAGAATTGAGTTTTATTCTGTTACATGAACTGACACATATTAAAAGAAGAGATTTAGCCTTGAATCTGATTAGACTTACTCTTCTGGGAATACATTGGTTCAACCCTGTTATTTGGTATTCCCTTCATCAGATGAAACAGGATTGTGAAATCTCTTGCGATGCCTGCGTACTTAATATTCTAAACGAAGATGAATACAAACAATACGGCTTAACCATATTGAATATCATGAGAAAAATGAACGAACTGCGCCTGGTTCCGGGAACCGCAGGGTTTGCAGGAAAACAAAGTAAAAGGAGAATAATTATGATTACAAAATATAAAAAGACTTCAACAAAATGGGCTATTATTACATTATTATGCTTAACACTTTTAACGGGCTGTGCAAGCCTTAGCGGTACTTCAAAAACTACTGGCTCTAACAACTCAAATGACCCGGTAAGTACTAATACAGATAGTAATCAAGGTACAAAGGATACCAATACTTCCGCTCCTTCTGATAATACTACCGATACCGAAACTACTCCTTCTGATAACACTACAGGTACCGAAGCAACTCCTACTGTAACTCCAACGGATGTAAGCGAAGCAGTCAGCTTTACCCAATACTTTGACTTATTAGGGAAGAGCAAAGAAGACTTGATAAAGAATATGGGTGAAGATCCTGCTACCATAGATGAAGGCGGATTGGAATTTAAAGACAACGGAATCCGTGTATGGCTGGATACAGAAAACAAAACCGTAAGCCAGGTATTTACTCAAAGATCTGATATTGATTTTAATGGTGCCCTTATAGGTGATAAAATTGACAGCTTTAAGAATGCGTTTGGAGACCCTGTAAGTGACAAAAACGGTGATATGCACTTTAAGTATCAAAATGGTTATATATCCGTTAATTATGATACCAAAACAAACAACACTTTTGCAGTATACCTTTTAAGTAAGGATTTCTAA
- a CDS encoding BlaI/MecI/CopY family transcriptional regulator, with translation MKDTNCKISDAEWVIMKVLWKESPQTTTKIIETLSKETNWNPKTIHTLIARLVKKNALGIDKNSGQYKYFPLVTKEDCIQEETGSFIQKIYEGSIYNLVANFIHDEKISAEEMEDLKKLLDEKLK, from the coding sequence TTGAAGGATACGAATTGCAAGATATCCGACGCAGAATGGGTGATTATGAAAGTACTATGGAAGGAATCACCGCAGACAACTACAAAAATAATTGAGACCCTAAGTAAAGAAACCAATTGGAACCCTAAAACCATCCATACTCTGATTGCCAGATTGGTTAAGAAAAATGCTCTTGGTATTGATAAGAATTCCGGACAGTATAAATACTTTCCTCTTGTCACAAAGGAAGACTGTATCCAGGAAGAAACCGGTTCTTTCATTCAAAAAATATATGAAGGTTCAATCTATAACCTGGTTGCGAATTTTATCCATGATGAAAAGATTTCAGCGGAGGAAATGGAAGACTTAAAGAAACTACTGGATGAAAAATTAAAATAA
- a CDS encoding sensor histidine kinase, whose product MKRARKIHRSILHSGTIFTQLVLFTVIISFIPIIFVGVVLFGKISRMVTEELVSSHYQLAAQYTSNLENSFYQYKDSLKQIANNTIVMDTLLGKTDYKNPYAMGTNVSIEINKSLHLDSAELRNCMVYSDIADNKIYGNRVTMMEGASKEIWYINHKALTQDYFIYSSVGKKTILSLIQKIIYLDVTNYKSKYIGFIKLDLYMDKLFSPTVNKKEENYSYDVIVLDSSNRTVYSSNPKYTAITKKISYKELSKNRINYYEDAMVCTGYENNYGLKLIFLFNNKQLANKKSEIERSTLPIFVIVLVVIIITAFIFTRGFSTRVARLIDKFKLAETGDLTLTEEIEGNDEITILDRQFSHMLIKLDRLIKKNYVQQLEKKESEFRNLQLQINPHFLYNTLETISSIAAVNKVFIICDLCEKLGENFRYSLGKNYGEFVTVMQELSHTKNYVYIQQTRFGNKFEVFYNVDKEAENYRILRFILQPIVENAIVHGLSKIVGQGTLEISISRKEEQLVIKIEDDGVGMSAERVEEISKYINDGNIEDKKRHSIGIRNVNQRIKLACGNEYGITIDSSENIGSCFTITLPLIQ is encoded by the coding sequence ATGAAAAGAGCAAGAAAAATTCACAGGAGCATACTGCATTCCGGCACAATATTTACTCAGCTGGTACTATTTACGGTTATCATCAGCTTTATTCCAATAATATTTGTAGGAGTAGTATTGTTTGGAAAAATCAGCAGAATGGTTACAGAGGAGCTTGTGAGCTCTCATTATCAGTTGGCTGCACAATATACATCTAATCTTGAAAATAGCTTCTATCAATATAAGGACAGTTTAAAGCAAATTGCAAACAATACAATTGTTATGGATACGCTTCTTGGTAAGACAGATTACAAAAATCCTTATGCTATGGGAACAAACGTTAGTATCGAGATTAACAAATCACTTCATCTGGACAGTGCAGAGCTTCGTAATTGTATGGTATATTCGGATATAGCTGACAATAAAATCTATGGTAACAGAGTGACTATGATGGAAGGCGCAAGTAAGGAAATTTGGTACATTAATCATAAAGCATTGACGCAGGACTACTTTATCTATTCTTCCGTAGGTAAGAAGACAATTCTTTCGCTGATACAGAAGATTATTTATCTGGATGTTACAAATTACAAGTCAAAATATATAGGATTTATTAAGCTTGATCTATATATGGATAAGTTATTCTCGCCTACTGTAAACAAAAAAGAAGAGAATTATTCCTATGATGTAATTGTATTAGATAGCAGTAATCGGACAGTATACTCCTCCAATCCGAAATACACAGCAATCACGAAAAAGATATCTTATAAGGAATTAAGCAAAAATCGTATCAATTACTATGAAGATGCTATGGTTTGTACGGGGTATGAGAATAATTACGGGCTGAAGTTGATATTTCTGTTCAATAATAAGCAGCTGGCTAATAAAAAGTCTGAAATAGAAAGAAGCACCTTGCCTATCTTTGTTATAGTTCTGGTAGTAATTATCATTACAGCCTTTATCTTTACAAGAGGTTTTTCAACAAGAGTGGCAAGGTTAATTGATAAATTTAAGCTTGCTGAAACAGGAGATCTGACACTTACAGAAGAAATTGAGGGAAATGACGAGATAACCATACTGGACAGACAGTTCAGCCATATGCTGATTAAGCTGGACAGGCTTATCAAGAAAAATTATGTTCAGCAGTTGGAGAAGAAAGAGAGTGAATTCCGAAATTTGCAGTTACAGATTAACCCGCATTTTCTTTATAATACTCTTGAGACAATCAGTTCGATTGCAGCGGTAAATAAGGTATTTATCATCTGTGACCTATGTGAAAAGCTGGGTGAAAATTTCAGGTACAGTCTGGGCAAGAATTACGGAGAATTTGTAACGGTAATGCAGGAACTGTCACATACTAAGAACTATGTATATATCCAGCAGACCAGGTTTGGCAATAAGTTCGAAGTATTTTATAATGTGGATAAGGAAGCTGAAAATTATCGTATTCTGCGCTTTATCTTGCAGCCAATTGTAGAGAATGCAATTGTTCACGGATTAAGCAAGATAGTCGGACAAGGAACCCTTGAGATTTCCATCAGCAGAAAAGAGGAACAGCTGGTAATAAAGATTGAAGATGACGGAGTAGGTATGAGCGCTGAAAGGGTAGAGGAGATCAGCAAATACATCAATGACGGTAATATTGAGGATAAGAAAAGGCATAGTATTGGTATCCGTAATGTGAATCAGAGAATAAAGCTGGCATGCGGAAATGAATATGGTATAACAATTGATAGTTCTGAAAATATAGGCAGCTGTTTTACGATAACATTGCCATTAATACAGTAG
- a CDS encoding DUF6442 family protein, whose translation MKETKKGYVISVIGVILLGVGLYLTKSSIEPQGALFALPYVFIGIGCGIFGHGMGNIISNKVLNNSPEIKRQLEINVKDERNVAIANCAKAKAYDMMTFVFGALMISFAIMGVEMREVLLLVFAYLFVQGYAIYYRSKYDKVM comes from the coding sequence ATGAAAGAAACAAAAAAAGGTTATGTTATTTCCGTTATTGGTGTTATTTTATTAGGAGTGGGGCTATACTTAACGAAATCCAGTATAGAGCCTCAGGGTGCTCTATTCGCATTACCATATGTATTTATTGGAATAGGCTGTGGTATTTTTGGCCATGGGATGGGAAATATTATTTCGAATAAAGTGCTAAACAATAGTCCGGAAATAAAAAGGCAGTTAGAAATAAATGTAAAGGATGAGCGTAATGTGGCAATAGCAAATTGTGCAAAGGCGAAAGCATATGATATGATGACCTTTGTGTTTGGCGCATTGATGATTTCCTTTGCAATAATGGGTGTGGAAATGAGAGAAGTATTACTCTTGGTTTTTGCATATCTATTTGTACAGGGATATGCAATTTACTACCGCTCTAAATACGATAAGGTAATGTAG
- a CDS encoding helix-turn-helix transcriptional regulator, translating to MKNRLEEIRKQRGIKQEDLANALEVSRQTIGSLENGRYNPSILLAFKIARYFEMSIEEIFIYEEV from the coding sequence ATGAAAAATCGTTTGGAAGAAATACGAAAGCAGCGGGGAATAAAGCAGGAAGATCTGGCAAATGCGTTAGAAGTATCAAGACAGACAATTGGGTCCTTGGAAAATGGGAGATATAACCCATCCATTTTATTAGCTTTTAAAATAGCCCGTTATTTTGAAATGTCGATTGAAGAGATTTTTATTTATGAGGAGGTTTAA
- a CDS encoding glycerophosphodiester phosphodiesterase family protein translates to MLIYLIIILLLLTLLYFAAIMPRVFNRKDFSKFNGRYYAHRGLHSNPDKIPENSMAAFKLAVENNYGIEMDIQLSKDKVPVIFHDFTLKRVCRLNKKVRELTYDELQKLCLNQSKEKIPTLKEVLELVGGKVPLILEFKVEYTDTSVCDITAPMLENYKGTYCIESFNPLVLLWYRRKRPHIIRGQLASNLVKDKEVGSRTLFFVLQNLLLNFLTKPDFISFNYKYQKMLSFSLCKHFFHTPSFAWTIKNQESLNESMKNFDYFIFDHFIPEKILTKNNVLR, encoded by the coding sequence ATGCTGATATACTTAATAATAATTCTGCTATTACTCACTCTGCTGTATTTTGCTGCAATTATGCCCCGGGTATTTAACAGAAAAGATTTTTCAAAATTTAATGGTAGATATTATGCTCATAGGGGACTGCACAGCAATCCGGATAAAATACCGGAAAACTCTATGGCAGCCTTTAAGCTTGCTGTAGAGAATAACTATGGCATTGAGATGGATATACAGCTTTCAAAAGATAAGGTGCCGGTTATCTTTCATGATTTTACATTAAAAAGAGTGTGCAGGTTAAATAAAAAAGTTCGCGAACTAACCTACGATGAGCTGCAAAAATTGTGCTTAAACCAGTCCAAAGAGAAAATACCTACCCTTAAGGAAGTATTGGAACTAGTAGGAGGAAAAGTACCACTAATTCTAGAATTTAAGGTAGAATACACGGACACTTCTGTATGTGATATAACCGCCCCCATGCTTGAGAATTACAAAGGTACTTATTGTATAGAATCCTTTAACCCCCTCGTCTTACTCTGGTATAGAAGAAAACGTCCTCATATTATTCGGGGACAATTGGCAAGTAATCTGGTAAAGGATAAAGAAGTAGGAAGCCGTACTTTATTCTTCGTGCTCCAGAATCTTCTGCTTAATTTCTTAACAAAGCCTGATTTTATATCTTTTAATTATAAATATCAGAAGATGCTCTCCTTCTCTCTTTGCAAACACTTTTTTCACACACCATCTTTTGCCTGGACTATTAAGAACCAGGAAAGTCTTAATGAGAGTATGAAAAACTTTGATTACTTTATATTTGACCATTTTATTCCCGAGAAAATTCTTACTAAGAATAATGTCCTCCGGTAA